AGTGCACCTCATGCTGAATGCAGTTATTGCAGTATTGGCTCTAATGAAATATTTGGCCAAAAGAGCATGGGAATGCATTATAATAAGTGCTTGTATTGTGTTTTGTTTTAATTAGTAAGCTACAACAGTTTCGTATATGCATAGATAACGGTACTCAcagatttctttctttctttttctcttgtaaAATTTTGTTGATCAGATGGCAAATGAAAATGTGCCTGATACTCGACATCTTGTAAAAGTTGGTCAATCCGATTCCGAATTTTGTGAGCCTGCACTGCAGGATGACACTCACATGGAGCAGCTAAAGGATACTTGTACAACGAATGTCTTGAAACCTGACAATCCAGAAGATGTGCAACCAGCAACAAATGCAGAAGTAGTTTCAAGGAGGAGTGAACTTACAGGTAGTGGCGGACAGCATTCTTCAGCGTCCAAAAACCCGGAAATTAGCAATGGAAGTCATGGTCATTTGGGTCAGCCCAAAATGAAAGAGATCCTGACAAATGAGGATGCTCACCTAGCTGCATTAGTTCCAGAAGGAGACGTGCTGCAGTCCCAAGTTAAGAAAAAAGGTTCTCTTCACTTAGGTCTCACTGGGGAAGAGAGAACCAAACACACAGTTTGtgccaaaagaaaacaaggaaGGAGCTCAAGGAAGAATGAGTTTGCTTCCAATTACGATGCAGATAGCAAAtctgaatttagcaccaaaagTGAAGAAGGAAACATCAGTGACTATGAGGAGCCCTCACTGGAACTAATTGAtggaaggaaaaagaagaaaaaaagaatttcttttaagaTGCTTGATTTTGACGATTCTGGAGATGAGGTTGACATCAATACAGCTCAGTAATAGTTATTTCAAGATCTTCGCTAATTTAATTTTTGCGATGTATAGATTATCAATTGCTTTCCTTTTGCAATTCTATTTTTTACTTGTGAGCTGTACAGGCAACTAAACTATCAGTCAGATATGAAAATAACTTAAACGGATGTGCTAATCATCAATCCTGGAGGAAGTTGGCCACATGCAAACATGAGGTACTGATGTACCACTATATATAGCTGTAATTCTTATCTATGTAACCTCCATAGATGCAATTATCAGAGCTTGCATGTATGGTTGTAAATTGTTGAAATGCTTCATATACTGATTTGGTATCTCACATTTTGCTACTTCAGTGCTTTTCCTAAGAACTTCCCTTCACAGGCAAACTAGTTTTTAGCTCTCTATTGTGCCAGAACGTGCAGAAAAATCATTTTCCCTCTTTTGAATTTAGAGCAGATATCAGTCTTTACTTTATTTCACTAGATTTTGTAGAACTGATGGCGCTTCTGCTCTAGACCCTATTCTTTTGTTCTGAAAGTGGTTCTCCAGACGAGAGAGGATTGGTTTAGTGGTTGAGGGGCTGTGTCACGCTGGGGTTAAGTGGGGAACCACGGTTGATTCAGGGGGGTGAAAAGGGGAttaaaaggatttttctaaaagaAGTGGTTCTGAATTCTTTCATGTCTGAAGTACCTGTGGCTCTAATTTTTTCATTCAGGATTCTAAAAAGCGTCGTAACATCAAACGTTATGGTGAAGAACTGGTTGGCGCTAGAATAAAAGTTTGGTGGCCATTGGATGAAAAGTAAGTTCTTTAGAATATCTATGTGAGGATTGCAACACAATCGTAAATTTTGTGTACTAATAACGCCCATTCACCCAACCATCCTGCGAGCACACTCTTTTCAGCAACTTGTTGTAGCTTTCAGTTATTGAGTCTATCTATATTTTCTGTTACGTCTTGCTACATTTTCTCATCATAAAGTTTCTCTTTGTAGGTTTTACGAGGCAGCCATTTCTTCTTTTGACCCTGTGAAATGGAAacacaaggtgacgagaatatTATGAAGCCTTGTCATTGTTTCTCTAATTCATACTTTTCTTTAAGTTACTCTGGTATTTTGGTATGATGGAAGTCATTTTCTATGAAAAATGTTttgttggaaaatattttccacggaTTTTTTTTCCTTTGGTATGTGATTGGttagtgaaaaatattttcattaattataattttagcaAATTGGAGAATGTTTTGATGAAACTTTTGAGTACTAGAGATTAATAATAATGTCTAAAGGTTAGTTGAAACAAGTAATATGAAGTTAAAAGTTGCGATAGTTATAAATTTTCGTTACCATGGAAAATGACTTCCGTCATACCAAACACCAGAAAATGATTTTGGAAAACACTTACtcatggaaaacattttcctggAAGTCATTTTACCTCATGTCTAGCACACTTTGTATGTTCGATTTTATTTTTCACACTTATTTTAAAATGTATTCAAATCTTTAGCCCCAAAAGCTTGTTCATGGCGGGAGGATTGCCCAAGACTATAAGGAGACCACAACTCATTTCCTCAACTGATGTGGAACTCTAAACCGCTCTAACACCCCCTCGCATGCCTAGGCCTTCCAAAGGCTTCCAACTGGATCGCGGGCAATATAACAGGGGGCCCAAACAGGGATAGATCTGCCTCAGAAACCATGTGAAGATATGGACATTGGGCTTACCAAAAGTAGGTCAATGTCCAAGACCATATAAGAAAACCACAACACATTGcctcaaccaatgtgggactctAACCCACCCTAACAACCACGTGCACcaccacaacaacaacagtagtagtagtagtagtaataataataattcagcATCCTTGATCTGTTTGAACCCTTGTATCATATGTTTCCTTGTCAAAATAATTTAAGTTGAAGACTTGAGTCAAATGAAGATTCTCTTATCATTGCTAATATATCTGTTAGTAAAAGTAAGTCAATCTTCATTTTGAGTTAAATGGCATGGCATACACTAGGGAAAGGCCAAGTCTATTTAACTGTTCAAATTCAATAACTGCCACATAAATCCCTTTTTACATACATGTACGACCTTACAGTATAGAAGACCTCTGTGTTGTAGACCTTATTCATAACTAACCAAGGAACGGAAAGATATACTGATAGTGAAGTAGCAATCCTATCTAACTTGAACAACGTTTTATTGGCTTTAACACTTCGATAAAGTTCCTCCTGAACGTTCTAAATGATCCATGCTGTTTTGATGTTTCCATTTTAGGTCTTATATGATGACGGTGATGTAGAAAACTTGTTATTACATGAAGAGCGATGGGAGATACTTGAAGACAATTCATCTCAAAAGGTTCTTCAACTGTCTAATATACTGTTATCTCTGACAGATTTCATATTCTTGTTGCAATACATCTGTTTGTGATGTTATTCTTTTCGTGCAATCTGTTCAGAGCAGCCTAGTAATAGTTATTTCAAGATCTTTGATAATTTTAATTTTGCTATTTACGGATTATCAATTACTTTCCTTTTACAATTCTCTTTTTTACTTGTGAGATGTACAGGCAACTAAACTATTAGTCAGAGATGCTGATATACCACTATATTTAGCTGTAGTTCTTATATGTGACCTCCATATATGCAATTATCAGAGCTTGCATGTGTGGATGTAAATTGTTGAAATGCTTCATATACTGATTCCATATCTCACATTTTGGCACTTCACTGCTTTTAAGAACTTCTCTTACAGGATAACTAGTTTTTAGCTCTCTATAATGTGCCAAAACTTGCAGAAAAATCAACTCCCCTCTTTTCAACTTAGAGCAGATACCAGtctttactttatttcattttatCGTAGAACTGACAGAAAGTCTGTTTTTAGACCCAATTCTTTTGCTCTGAAAGTGGTTCTCCAAACAAGAGCGGGTTGACTTAGTGGTTAGCTGCCTCCACCTTCAAACTGTAGGTTGAGGGGCTGAGTCACGCTGGGGTAATGGTGGGGGAACCACGGTTGGTTCAATGGGGTTGAGAAGGGGATTAATAGGATTTTTTGTGAAAAAAGTAGTTCTGAATGCTTTCATGTCTGAAGAACTCGTGGCTCTAATTTTTTCATTCAGGATTCTAAGAGGCGTCGTAACATCAAATGTTATGGTGAAGAACTGGTTGGCGCTAGAATAAAAGTTTGGTGTCCATTGGATGAAGAGTAAGTTATTTAAAATATTGATGTGAGAACTGCAACATCATTGTAAAAATATTGATTTCAGATGACATCTTCAATTTCATTTCCACCAGTTCGCCTTTTATTTTGTCTTGAATAAGAACGAATATTCTAGATACATTTTATCATCTTAAAATTCTCTTTGTAGGTTTTACGAGgcaatcatttcttcttttgatcCTGTGAAAAAGAGACACAAGGTAACGAGATTATAATGAAGCCTTGTCATTGTTTCACTAATTCATAATTTTCTTTATGTTACTCTATATGTTCCATTTTACTTTATACACTTCTCattttgagatatattcaaatgtTTAATGCACGTACATAATAACAATTCAACATCATCTATCTGTTTGAGCCCTTGTATATATGTTTCCTTATCAAAATTATTTCAGGTAAAGATTAAGTGAACAAACGTTCTCCTACCACTGCTAATATATTTGTAAGTAAAACCAACTCTATCTCCATGTTGAGCTAAATGGGGTCGCATAAACTAGGGAATGTCCAAATCTATTTaactattcaaattcaagatCTGCCACATACATCCCTTTTTACATAGAGGTATGACCTTACAGTTTAGAAAACCTCTTTTCCATAGAGCTTATTCATAACAAGGAAACGAAATATCTGCTGATCGTGAAATAGCAATCTTATCTAGCTTGAACCATGTTTTATTGGCTTAAACATTTTGCAAAAGTTCCTCCTGGAAATTCTAAATGACCCATGCTGTTTTGGCGTTTCCGTTTTAGGTTGTACATGTTGATGGTGAAGTAAAAATCTTGAAACTACATAAAGAACGGTGGGAGATGCTTGAAGACAATTCATCTCAAAAGGTTCTTCACCCATTTGATATACTGTTCTCTCAGACAGATTTCATATTCTTGTTGCGTTATATCTGCTTATGATGTTATTCGTTTCGGTTCAATCTGTTCAGGACAATGAAATAAACACTCAAGGCCCTGCTGTTTCATCTGTTACGTAAGTATTGAATCTAAAATTCATTATAACATTTGGGATATCCAGCTTTGGTGGTTGTGCTTCCCTAGTTCCTAGCAAATTATTTGTCAGAAATTgtccaggaggtcacgggttcgagccgtggaaacctcttgcagaaatgcagggtaagactgcttACAATAAAcctttgtggtccggcccttccctgtTACCCGCGCATAGCTGGAGTTTAGTGCACCGGGCTCCTTGTCCAGCACATCACCTTGACGTGTCAATATTCTTGTGCTGCTCTTAGAATAGCTCCACGTTTCTTCTCAATTTACTATATTTCCATTAAAAAATCGTGCCTGCTCCATGCAACTGTGATTATGGGGGAGTTCAGGCACTTCAGGCATCTCTGCTTAGTAGGCAAGCCTTTTTTGGTCCTAGCTGTagcttagataaaaaaaaaattctatttatgtaaATCTTTGTTTGGATATTCAAGTTACAGCAAAACAAACGATTTATGCATGTCGTCGCTGTCTGGAGAGTCTGAGGCTAATATCAGCCTTCTTTACTTTAATGTTGTCAAAGTATGACACATCACAGCAGATCTCACCACCTGAAAGATTTGGGCAGGGAAAGTGATAAAACCCCATCGGTGAAGACTTATTTTAGAAGAAAGCGTGAAAGAGGAGATCAAGATTTGGGCAGCCTTGAACAAGTCTAACTTCTTCAATACGTAGCTACCATTCCTGCCCGCTATCAGATCAGACATTACAGTTTTCTTAGTTATTTGTCGTAAAAAGTATGTATCCTATAAATATCTAGTTAGGATTGGTTTTTGGGGCATCAAATGTATGTTTGAATATTTGTATCTGGGAGTTTTATCCACTCCACGGGGACAGATTAATTGGCTGTAAATTTTGTTTAAGATTCTTGCTAGAATTTTCCTTCTATTCATAGTCACTTccatgaaaatcaaagaagcaCTTCTTGTAACCAAAACAAAAACCCCATGGATCAGCAAAGTGTCCCAAGGTAAGGAATAACCAGTTACGCCAAAAGATGCGGTTAATACAGCCAGAACCACACCTGTAACCCAAGTCAATTCGCGAGGTTTTTTAACCAAAAACCTATCTCTAAAGTGGAGCCTAGTTTAAGCTGTCAAACAAGTGATGattgaatgaaagaaaaaccaCTAGTAGGGATATGGATGGAGTCTCGCTCAGTAAAGAGAGTTGTAGGATTCGTAAAACAGGAGAAGAGCCTTTACTTTCAAATGACAACTGACCTTCCTGAATAGGTAGGCACATAGTATCAAAAAATATCCAGTGAAGCTTTCTTTTGTCTTCATCACCCTGCAGCAGTTTCTGGGAGATGTACTTTCTACCATTATCTGACTTAAGCAGCggacttgcttgacctattgaAATGCCAGTATAGACTTCTGGCACATGGTCGGCTAGCTAAAGGTCAGCTTCGGATGCGAAGCTGTTCATTTATCCAGTTGAGACTGCAACAATTTCTTTTGCGGGAACCGAAACAAGAGCTTGAACAGGAGCTGCTGTCGATATTGGCAACGTTTTTAGGGAGCTCTTTGGGAGCGAAATGACTGACGCGCTAGGAGTGGTCTTTAAGAGCCTGCTTGGGGTCTAGCTCGCTGATATAAAAAAGCGGAAGATTCAATCCAGTCCCAAGCGTCCCTGGATTGAATCCTTAGTTAGAGAGAGGGGCTAAGGCTTTGGCACCTACGGTAGAGATCGGAGGTATTTGGCCCCCAAAGGGGATTGCGGTTTTAGATCCTTCCCTTGCCCAGATGTTCGCCTTTCTAAGTCAAGTAATGGTGACAAATAAAGAGAATGGCAAGCTTCATTACCATTCGAAAAATCCCATCGGTTCGAAACAAAATCCTAAACTTCGGAGTGGCAAGTAGCAGAAAGAGAAAGTCCAACTTAGGCCTCAGGCTTGAGAAGGGTCTTTGAGATGCTTGAATAGCTGCAGCCTAGCCTTTTCGTTAACTGGATCTCCTACCTCCACTGTTAATAAGTGGCGGCAAGACTCGAATCCTGGACCTCTGCCTGCTCTACTATGGTGAATTGTGTGAACCGTCTCATCTAAAAAACTTAGATATCAGAGAGGGAACACTTTGACTCCCGGGTAGAGAAAGTGCTGGCAGAAAGGAACTCTCAAAGCATGGGGTTTCGACGCCCGCCCTCTATATTCCTTCCGTATCGAGACCTAGCCCAGAAGTCCGCGTATTCCCAGACAATAGAAAAGAgtctttctttctcctctctCGAGGGCTTTCCTATGGTAGTCCCGCTGCGGCCTCTGAACGGCCGTCCCATCTCATCTTGATTTGGCAGATCTCCAGCGGATAATACCCTAAATGAAAGACTGGTGATTCGTCGATACCAAGGTTGAGGCTCCTTTACAAGCTCAAGAGAAGAACAAGAGGAATCCTAGCTTCATAACATAGGAACAAGAGCTACAAGAGCGGGTTAGCCCGCCTCACTTGCTTTCTTTACTGCAGCTTTAGAAAGGAGAGAATTTCAGAAAGTCATTCTCTCCAACCTTTTCTATCTATCTTTAGAAGTAGGGCGAGAGAAAGTCAATATGATATTTGCGTTGGTTTTTCCAACGAAACTAAGCacttttcttctttctcattcGGAAGGCTCAGTCCCACACCCTGACTTCAATGATGGGAACAACCTCCGCACTCCGGCGCTCCACTGATTTCCAGCATCAAACAGAAATTAGTCGGCTAGTAGCAATTCCTCAGAGAGGTTGACAATGTTGTCAATGTTTGAAATATCAAGCAAGTTACACAACCTGACTTGGAATTGGTATCCACAGATGAGGTATTTGAGATGAATGTGTTTGACATATACTCATTTtacaatttcttttctcttttccagACCGAGGAAGATAACGTGGTCATTTCTTAATTTCAAGCTCGGGGTCGGGACAATCTTTCTCCAACAGTGGCAATAAGTTGTAGTTGTTGCTTATTATTGATATTTTAAGGCTTTTGGTAGATGAACTGGAGCAAGTTTTCAAAGAAGAAAGCAAAAAGAAACTCCTCAACAGGGCCGAATGTCTCTTTATCCAAGAGGTCTTTCTGTTAGTTACACTTGTCCCCTGTAGTTGCACTCTGAACTGAAAGTTCGATGGTATTTTGACAAGCTGTGGtatctatcttttttttttggtccaAAAGAAACTAGTTATATTAAGATAAAGAGTGCGTAGTACAAGGAGCTAAAGTTGACATTGGCACAGGACACGGCGGACCTGCATAAGTAACAGAATTACATGGACGACCTCGCtgtgggtcgtgacaaaaggagGGGAGGGGGTTTGAGCTAGAACTAGCTAAATCCCCGAGAGGGGGTTACAAAAAGAGGCGTCTTCGTGTTACATACAGTAACATGTACAATGTGTCTAAAAAAAAACATTCCTAGTTTGTCTTCTTCCAAAGCTGTTTGTACTGAAGTTGGCGGGTGTGTGAAAGTAGTGAAGTCCGCAAAGTTGTCCAAAGTGCAACCAAAATTTGCAAGTATATCAGTCACCCGGTTTTGCACCCTGTACGTGTGTAGTACGATCGGACCATCCAGTTGTCGAAGAAGGTACTTGCATTCCATGATAATATTGTTAAATAAGGGGTGGGAGTTGGTTAGGAGAGGGAGTATTGTTTGAGCATCTATGTTGACTACGAGAGGCTTAAATCCATGAAGAAAGACGATTTTTAGTCCTTATAAGTCTAAGAAGCTTTGTGtaaagggatttttacctatctataccgtatatcaaaccttattaccctcaatgtttaaggtttgtgtttattacatttaagcataccaaattaccatttctataccataattcaaattaggGATATAATTAAGGCTTCATTTATATTAGGCATAATTATAGGACTGTATCTTCCcactttctctttcctttcatcTCAACTGTTCACAACACACACACAACTCACGATGCTCCTGTGCTTCCTCTCGTTGATCATCCCCAACTGCCCACCACCGTCGAAGAATATCATATTTTCAGATTcacaagaaaattttaaattctttgatCCAACCGCTTGAATTCCCACTGGAAATAATAATGGCAGAGAGTTCGAAATTCtttgacctcttttttttttgggcagTGGTTGAAGGTTACTGGTTAACACAGTCGattgaaattcgaagaagaagaagaagacatatttccagaatttgtagatattttgtagtcaaattagaaaaattgtagataaattgtagactgttttttgcagaagattttgtagaagctttagtcgttttggatttgtgaaaacagaaaataatgcatctacaatcagaatacaaataatctacaatttatctacaagatatctacaaaatagatacattgaattttaatatccaaattctcatttcaattgtagcataattggcattttcgaaataattgtagaagatttgtagaagttttagtcttcccaatctacaatttatctacaatatatctacaattctacaatttaactacaatttatctacaatttctggaaatacgtcttcttcttcttcttcttcgagtttcaatctaaaattcagtcaaaacctAGTCTAAtattcaccaaaacccctcaaaattgagatataaactcctaaacatattccgaattatttacaacaacacccaatccaaacaaataatgatttttgaaaacccaaatttgaattcaaagctttcaagttttttaatggctatcaatggtggaaaatatatggaagaacagatgaagatgaagatgaagatgaagatgaagaacagaAATCTCCTTTCCGTTTGATTACTGGAGCTTCAGTAGCTTGCGTTTTTTGAGAATTGTAGTTGAGTGAGAGAAGAGAGATCTCTTTCCGTTGAGGAAGGAGAGAATTACGCAGCAATTCGAATTTGATGTTGACAGAATCACACGCAGATCTGGTGCCTCATTTTAGGGCTTTTTTTTATGGCAAAATCTACCTATTTTTGGATTGGTATATAATTTGTAGTAAAAGTGTGGACTACACGGGTAAATAACAAATTAtgaacatttttggtaataagatttgatatatggtatagataggtaaaaatcccttgtGTAAATACTGGAGAAAGCGCGACATGGGCCCGCTGAATAGCCAATTATCCAATTTCCTGCTGAGTCGCGAATGACACCTCCGAAGCCCCCTTGGTGAGAGAGTAACTTAGCAGCCCCATCACTATTAAGTTTATAAGTATTCAATGGAGGGGGGTGCCATTTGAATTTTTTATTGGAGGAGGGAGGAGCTGGGTTTCTTGGTAAGGCGATGTAATGATATTCAGCTGCATGTTTGAGTATAGTAGCATTGGAGAGCGAATTTTTGTAAGATCAAAATATGGAGGCATTTTTGTTTATCCATATGTGCCAGAGGCAGAAAGGGATGGCGATAGACTTTGGAATGTGAAGTGTATTTAGCGTAGTAGTGTGATTGATGAAGTGTTTTAACCAAAGCATAGAGGAGGAGGATTGGTAATTGAGTGCAGAGATGGAAGAGTGCATCGAGAATTCTAACCAAATCCGGACAACATCGGTATAATGAAAAAGGAGATATGGGATAGTTTCAGGGCTAGATGTACAAATAGTGCATGTCGTAGGCGAGACGAAACCTATGCGATTATAGTAAGCGGCTGTTGGTAGTCTATTGTGACAACAGGCCAGAGGAAATGTTTGAGTTTAGGGGGAATAGGTAATTTCCAGAGCCATGCAAAGGAAGGTTCAGTAAATGAAGGTAACAGTGTATGGTAAACGGATTTGGTGGTGAAGTTCCCATGGGGTGTAAGAGACCAAGCGAGTGAGTCATGAGGTCGAAGGTAAGTGGGAATATAGATGGAGTGAATACGCTCTAATATACTGGTGGATAAATCAAAAGGTAAAGTTGAAAAGTCCCAATGGTGAGAAGAGATAGTTGCTGACAGGAGTAGAGAGAGAACTAGGTGGGAGTGGGCTTGAGATGAGACTGCGAAGGGGCAAGCTG
Above is a window of Nicotiana tabacum cultivar K326 chromosome 8, ASM71507v2, whole genome shotgun sequence DNA encoding:
- the LOC107809834 gene encoding sister chromatid cohesion protein PDS5 homolog D isoform X4; the protein is MKLMNPPSSIDDLLNFLQRVESLLIMVGQCPPDSMKIALQPVMNALIGKELLRHNNEDVKVLAVCCITELFRITAPHHPYDDDKRMEEILQHTVMALKKLSDVSGCSYYKVVQILETVAKVRAFVMLLDFECDTLVIEIFKLFLGIIRPYHPHNVFTKMEEIMTQLIEDSDELSVELLRPILDSVKKGNQIASPVSSKLGEKVLEKSAAIVKPYLAEALKSMSLNPDDCAEIVASICKEIPKGEQMMANENVPDTRHLVKVGQSDSEFCEPALQDDTHMEQLKDTCTTNVLKPDNPEDVQPATNAEVVSRRSELTGSGGQHSSASKNPEISNGSHGHLGQPKMKEILTNEDAHLAALVPEGDVLQSQVKKKGSLHLGLTGEERTKHTVCAKRKQGRSSRKNEFASNYDADSKSEFSTKSEEGNISDYEEPSLELIDGRKKKKKRISFKMLDFDDSGDEATKLSVRYENNLNGCANHQSWRKLATCKHEDSKKRRNIKRYGEELVGARIKVWWPLDEKFYEAAISSFDPVKWKHKVLYDDGDVENLLLHEERWEILEDNSSQKDSKRRRNIKCYGEELVGARIKVWCPLDEEFYEAIISSFDPVKKRHKVVHVDGEVKILKLHKERWEMLEDNSSQKDNEINTQGPAVSSVTMTHHSRSHHLKDLGRESDKTPSVKTYFRRKRERGDQDLGSLEQV
- the LOC107809834 gene encoding sister chromatid cohesion protein PDS5 homolog D isoform X5 yields the protein MKLMNPPSSIDDLLNFLQRVESLLIMVGQCPPDSMKIALQPVMNALIGKELLRHNNEDVKVLAVCCITELFRITAPHHPYDDDKRMEEILQHTVMALKKLSDVSGCSYYKVVQILETVAKVRAFVMLLDFECDTLVIEIFKLFLGIIRPYHPHNVFTKMEEIMTQLIEDSDELSVELLRPILDSVKKGNQIASPVSSKLGEKVLEKSAAIVKPYLAEALKSMSLNPDDCAEIVASICKEIPKGEQMMANENVPDTRHLVKVGQSDSEFCEPALQDDTHMEQLKDTCTTNVLKPDNPEDVQPATNAEVVSRRSELTGSGGQHSSASKNPEISNGSHGHLGQPKMKEILTNEDAHLAALVPEGDVLQSQVKKKGSLHLGLTGEERTKHTVCAKRKQGRSSRKNEFASNYDADSKSEFSTKSEEGNISDYEEPSLELIDGRKKKKKRISFKMLDFDDSGDEATKLSVRYENNLNGCANHQSWRKLATCKHEDSKKRRNIKRYGEELVGARIKVWWPLDEKFYEAAISSFDPVKWKHKVLYDDGDVENLLLHEERWEILEDNSSQKDSKRRRNIKCYGEELVGARIKVWCPLDEEFYEAIISSFDPVKKRHKVVHVDGEVKILKLHKERWEMLEDNSSQKDNEINTQGPAVSSVTESDKTPSVKTYFRRKRERGDQDLGSLEQV
- the LOC107809834 gene encoding sister chromatid cohesion protein PDS5 homolog D isoform X6 gives rise to the protein MAASCSCTASEKEVEDKLTAYGMKLMNPPSSIDDLLNFLQRVESLLIMVGQCPPDSMKIALQPVMNALIGKELLRHNNEDVKVLAVCCITELFRITAPHHPYDDDKRMEEILQHTVMALKKLSDVSGCSYYKVVQILETVAKVRAFVMLLDFECDTLVIEIFKLFLGIIRPYHPHNVFTKMEEIMTQLIEDSDELSVELLRPILDSVKKGNQIASPVSSKLGEKVLEKSAAIVKPYLAEALKSMSLNPDDCAEIVASICKEIPKGEQMMANENVPDTRHLVKVGQSDSEFCEPALQDDTHMEQLKDTCTTNVLKPDNPEDVQPATNAEVVSRRSELTGSGGQHSSASKNPEISNGSHGHLGQPKMKEILTNEDAHLAALVPEGDVLQSQVKKKGSLHLGLTGEERTKHTVCAKRKQGRSSRKNEFASNYDADSKSEFSTKSEEGNISDYEEPSLELIDGRKKKKKRISFKMLDFDDSGDEATKLSVRYENNLNGCANHQSWRKLATCKHEDSKKRRNIKRYGEELVGARIKVWWPLDEKFYEAAISSFDPVKWKHKVLYDDGDVENLLLHEERWEILEDNSSQKDSKRRRNIKCYGEELVGARIKVWCPLDEEFYEAIISSFDPVKKRHKVVHVDGEVKILKLHKERWEMLEDNSSQKDNEINTQGPAVSSVTFGQGK
- the LOC107809834 gene encoding sister chromatid cohesion protein PDS5 homolog D isoform X1, with translation MAASCSCTASEKEVEDKLTAYGMKLMNPPSSIDDLLNFLQRVESLLIMVGQCPPDSMKIALQPVMNALIGKELLRHNNEDVKVLAVCCITELFRITAPHHPYDDDKRMEEILQHTVMALKKLSDVSGCSYYKVVQILETVAKVRAFVMLLDFECDTLVIEIFKLFLGIIRPYHPHNVFTKMEEIMTQLIEDSDELSVELLRPILDSVKKGNQIASPVSSKLGEKVLEKSAAIVKPYLAEALKSMSLNPDDCAEIVASICKEIPKGEQMMANENVPDTRHLVKVGQSDSEFCEPALQDDTHMEQLKDTCTTNVLKPDNPEDVQPATNAEVVSRRSELTGSGGQHSSASKNPEISNGSHGHLGQPKMKEILTNEDAHLAALVPEGDVLQSQVKKKGSLHLGLTGEERTKHTVCAKRKQGRSSRKNEFASNYDADSKSEFSTKSEEGNISDYEEPSLELIDGRKKKKKRISFKMLDFDDSGDEATKLSVRYENNLNGCANHQSWRKLATCKHEDSKKRRNIKRYGEELVGARIKVWWPLDEKFYEAAISSFDPVKWKHKVLYDDGDVENLLLHEERWEILEDNSSQKDSKRRRNIKCYGEELVGARIKVWCPLDEEFYEAIISSFDPVKKRHKVVHVDGEVKILKLHKERWEMLEDNSSQKDNEINTQGPAVSSVTMTHHSRSHHLKDLGRESDKTPSVKTYFRRKRERGDQDLGSLEQV
- the LOC107809834 gene encoding sister chromatid cohesion protein PDS5 homolog D isoform X3, with product MAASCSCTASEKEVEDKLTAYGMKLMNPPSSIDDLLNFLQRVESLLIMVGQCPPDSMKIALQPVMNALIGKELLRHNNEDVKVLAVCCITELFRITAPHHPYDDDKRMEEILQHTVMALKKLSDVSGCSYYKVVQILETVAKVRAFVMLLDFECDTLVIEIFKLFLGIIRPYHPHNVFTKMEEIMTQLIEDSDELSVELLRPILDSVKKGNQIASPVSSKLGEKVLEKSAAIVKPYLAEALKSMSLNPDDCAEIVASICKEIPKGEQMMANENVPDTRHLVKVGQSDSEFCEPALQDDTHMEQLKDTCTTNVLKPDNPEDVQPATNAEVVSRRSELTGSGGQHSSASKNPEISNGSHGHLGQPKMKEILTNEDAHLAALVPEGDVLQSQVKKKGSLHLGLTGEERTKHTVCAKRKQGRSSRKNEFASNYDADSKSEFSTKSEEGNISDYEEPSLELIDGRKKKKKRISFKMLDFDDSGDEATKLSVRYENNLNGCANHQSWRKLATCKHEDSKKRRNIKRYGEELVGARIKVWWPLDEKFYEAAISSFDPVKWKHKVLYDDGDVENLLLHEERWEILEDNSSQKDSKRRRNIKCYGEELVGARIKVWCPLDEEFYEAIISSFDPVKKRHKVVHVDGEVKILKLHKERWEMLEDNSSQKDNEINTQGPAVSSVTESDKTPSVKTYFRRKRERGDQDLGSLEQV
- the LOC107809834 gene encoding sister chromatid cohesion protein PDS5 homolog D isoform X2, whose translation is MAASCSCTASEKEVEDKLTAYGMKLMNPPSSIDDLLNFLQRVESLLIMVGQCPPDSMKIALQPVMNALIGKELLRHNNEDVKVLAVCCITELFRITAPHHPYDDDKRMEEILQHTVMALKKLSDVSGCSYYKVVQILETVAKVRAFVMLLDFECDTLVIEIFKLFLGIIRPYHPHNVFTKMEEIMTQLIEDSDELSVELLRPILDSVKKGNQIASPVSSKLGEKVLEKSAAIVKPYLAEALKSMSLNPDDCAEIVASICKEIPKGEQMMANENVPDTRHLVKVGQSDSEFCEPALQDDTHMEQLKDTCTTNVLKPDNPEDVQPATNAEVVSRRSELTGSGGQHSSASKNPEISNGSHGHLGQPKMKEILTNEDAHLAALVPEGDVLQSQVKKKGSLHLGLTGEERTKHTVCAKRKQGRSSRKNEFASNYDADSKSEFSTKSEEGNISDYEEPSLELIDGRKKKKKRISFKMLDFDDSGDEATKLSVRYENNLNGCANHQSWRKLATCKHEDSKKRRNIKRYGEELVGARIKVWWPLDEKFYEAAISSFDPVKWKHKVLYDDGDVENLLLHEERWEILEDNSSQKDSKRRRNIKCYGEELVGARIKVWCPLDEEFYEAIISSFDPVKKRHKVVHVDGEVKILKLHKERWEMLEDNSSQKDNEINTQGPAVSSVTYSKTNDLCMSSLSGESEANISLLYFNVVKV